In the Sediminispirochaeta bajacaliforniensis DSM 16054 genome, one interval contains:
- a CDS encoding type IV toxin-antitoxin system AbiEi family antitoxin domain-containing protein — protein MTQRDIAKQLLSNNSIVSSRELADSGVHRETIRRLIESGEMIRIARGLYSSPQFIPAEKYSLIVAQKTVKRGVVCLMSALSFHEIGTQNPSEVWMAISRPGRIPTVDNIPMKVITFSGASFTEGIETHQIDDDEIKVYCISKTVADCFKYRNKIGLDVAIEALKDVIQNKRTSIEEIIHYAEVCRVRKIMRPYMESIV, from the coding sequence GTGACTCAGCGGGATATTGCAAAACAACTTCTATCCAATAACTCAATAGTAAGTTCCAGGGAACTTGCAGATTCCGGTGTGCACAGAGAGACCATTCGCAGGCTGATAGAATCCGGCGAAATGATAAGAATTGCCCGTGGACTATATTCTTCTCCTCAGTTTATCCCTGCTGAAAAATATTCGCTTATTGTAGCTCAGAAAACCGTAAAGAGAGGAGTCGTATGTCTGATGAGTGCACTAAGCTTTCATGAAATTGGTACTCAGAATCCTTCTGAAGTATGGATGGCAATTTCTCGGCCTGGTCGCATTCCGACTGTTGATAATATCCCAATGAAAGTAATAACCTTCTCCGGGGCTTCATTTACTGAAGGTATTGAAACGCATCAGATAGATGATGATGAAATAAAAGTATATTGCATATCCAAGACAGTTGCCGATTGCTTCAAGTATAGGAACAAGATCGGGCTTGATGTGGCAATTGAAGCGCTGAAAGATGTAATACAAAACAAGCGTACTTCCATAGAGGAGATTATTCATTATGCGGAAGTATGCAGGGTAAGAAAGATTATGCGGCCATATATGGAAAGTATAGTATGA
- a CDS encoding nucleotidyl transferase AbiEii/AbiGii toxin family protein, with the protein MLIRYVAERFLYRLGQSDYRKSYVLKGAYLLTITLEDQIYRTTKDIDFLKTGNTDREFILESIKSICDIQYPEDAVRFDTDTIIIQDIREQNKYHGQRAKIKAYIGKARVPLQIDIGIGDSVHPGPVTKSIPSLLEIETASVESYPIETIIAEKLEAAVALSLLTSRMKDFYDLYIIIRTFELNFVEVATAIQQTFERRKTDIPIEMPVVFTEKVYQDSAKQKQWKAFVGKLRNENSALELSEVIEVISQFSSVFWHNSREKPILWIPAEGWR; encoded by the coding sequence TTGCTTATCAGGTATGTTGCCGAGAGGTTCCTGTATAGATTGGGACAATCGGATTATCGGAAAAGCTACGTCCTCAAGGGAGCATATCTGCTCACTATCACGCTTGAAGATCAGATATACCGGACAACAAAGGATATTGACTTTCTGAAAACCGGTAATACTGATCGAGAATTCATCCTTGAATCTATCAAGAGCATTTGTGATATCCAATACCCTGAAGATGCAGTCAGGTTCGATACTGATACGATCATCATTCAGGATATCCGAGAACAAAATAAATACCATGGACAGAGAGCAAAAATTAAGGCTTATATTGGAAAGGCCAGAGTACCCCTGCAAATTGACATCGGTATTGGCGATTCAGTACATCCCGGACCTGTTACCAAGTCGATACCGTCTCTCTTGGAGATAGAGACTGCGAGTGTTGAATCCTATCCTATTGAAACAATTATTGCCGAGAAACTGGAAGCGGCGGTTGCTCTGAGTCTGCTTACCAGCCGTATGAAAGACTTCTATGATTTATACATTATAATCCGGACATTCGAGTTAAACTTCGTCGAGGTGGCTACTGCAATTCAGCAGACTTTTGAGCGTCGCAAGACTGATATACCAATTGAAATGCCGGTTGTCTTCACGGAGAAAGTATATCAGGATTCTGCAAAACAAAAGCAATGGAAGGCCTTTGTCGGGAAACTCCGTAATGAAAACTCAGCTCTCGAACTATCTGAAGTTATTGAAGTTATATCGCAGTTCAGTAGTGTCTTCTGGCATAACAGCAGAGAGAAGCCGATTCTCTGGATACCGGCTGAAGGTTGGAGATAG
- a CDS encoding FIST N-terminal domain-containing protein — translation MTTLFDRSVVRNGIFRLEEVTRQGLSGLFFDEAPSLVLGFVSPYLDFDEVVRNVRSLLPQTTRLIMTSTAGELCIDSPEALSPYLETGDRWETVVLQSFSKEMVRAVHSITIPLEDEDIRKGTVVKSSAQRVSAIVQELNKISLPFSIDYRDTFGYTLIDGLSNSESFFMEAVYESGAFPCLLIGGSAGGTLDFRHTYIYDGLENRQNCAVVTFMKLAPQFRFGVFKSDNFKKTEHSFFILDCDVAMRMVAEVLDDANMKRVNIIDALCNVLGCSEKDLENRLEDYSFGIEIDGEMYVRSIASVDRIGRTVKFFCDIDIGDQLYLLRRTDFLSATDRHFARYCAGKPKPVGGIMNDCILRRLFNAKKLPQLSSFKGIPVAGFSTFGELLGININQTLTAVFFYEVHAAGDFSDPYVDYFPVKYAAFKSYFIERKLSQELLIRNLYRKVLSDIFESTPLIQTLTEAYSNMIEEIRRYIDYLKRLKEELSSVSAAIGDSAADNSAIYTQIQALAEHMAKIDSISITVSDIAEQTNILSINAAIQATRAGNHGRAFSVVAQEIRKLSTETQRNVEMINGSTKTIVDAVNNIKTKTEGARVNLESMVHANMNIKAQMDKVITETTSAMKLMEAHAENNVSIVNFLHEIANSKSLIHSIMGRTQNHGNALLQSQQRSVEEISNALVY, via the coding sequence ATGACAACACTATTCGATCGATCTGTCGTCCGTAACGGGATATTCAGACTTGAAGAGGTAACGCGACAGGGCCTGAGTGGGCTCTTTTTCGATGAAGCCCCGTCACTTGTACTTGGATTCGTATCACCTTATCTTGATTTTGATGAAGTTGTCCGTAACGTGAGGTCGCTTCTTCCGCAGACCACAAGGCTTATCATGACGAGTACGGCAGGGGAGCTGTGTATTGATTCGCCGGAAGCGCTTTCGCCTTATCTGGAGACCGGAGATCGATGGGAAACGGTTGTACTGCAATCCTTCTCAAAGGAGATGGTGAGGGCCGTTCATAGCATTACCATCCCTCTGGAGGACGAGGATATCAGGAAAGGGACCGTGGTTAAGTCGTCGGCTCAGCGTGTTTCGGCTATTGTGCAGGAACTGAACAAGATCAGCCTTCCCTTCTCGATCGACTACCGGGATACCTTCGGCTATACCCTTATCGACGGTCTATCGAACAGCGAAAGTTTCTTCATGGAAGCGGTATACGAGAGCGGAGCATTCCCCTGTCTCCTGATCGGAGGAAGTGCCGGCGGAACACTCGATTTCAGACATACCTATATCTACGATGGCCTCGAAAATCGGCAGAACTGTGCTGTCGTCACCTTCATGAAGTTAGCCCCTCAGTTTCGCTTCGGGGTATTTAAAAGTGATAACTTCAAAAAGACCGAACATTCATTCTTCATCCTTGACTGCGATGTGGCCATGCGTATGGTTGCCGAAGTGCTGGATGACGCCAACATGAAGCGGGTAAACATTATCGACGCACTCTGCAACGTCCTGGGCTGTTCCGAAAAGGATCTTGAAAATCGACTCGAAGACTACTCCTTCGGCATCGAAATCGATGGAGAAATGTATGTACGTTCCATAGCCTCCGTCGATAGAATTGGGAGGACGGTAAAATTTTTCTGTGATATCGATATAGGAGACCAGCTTTATCTTTTACGACGGACGGATTTTCTTTCCGCCACCGATCGCCACTTTGCCCGCTACTGTGCAGGAAAGCCGAAGCCTGTCGGAGGCATTATGAACGATTGCATTCTCAGAAGGCTTTTCAATGCAAAGAAACTTCCGCAGCTCTCCAGCTTCAAAGGGATACCCGTAGCAGGCTTTTCAACCTTCGGAGAACTTCTCGGCATCAATATCAACCAGACATTAACCGCAGTATTCTTCTATGAGGTACATGCCGCCGGAGACTTCTCCGATCCCTATGTCGATTACTTTCCGGTCAAATATGCCGCGTTCAAATCCTATTTCATCGAACGCAAGTTATCCCAGGAACTGCTTATCAGAAATCTCTACAGGAAGGTGCTTTCCGACATATTCGAAAGCACACCGCTCATTCAAACCCTTACCGAGGCCTATTCTAATATGATTGAAGAGATCAGGCGTTATATCGATTATCTAAAGCGGCTTAAAGAGGAACTCTCTTCGGTCTCTGCCGCCATCGGAGACTCGGCAGCGGACAATTCGGCAATCTATACTCAAATTCAGGCCCTTGCCGAACATATGGCAAAGATCGATTCGATTTCCATAACGGTTTCCGATATCGCCGAGCAGACGAATATCCTTTCCATTAACGCGGCGATTCAGGCGACACGGGCAGGAAACCACGGGAGGGCCTTCTCTGTCGTCGCCCAGGAAATACGTAAACTATCGACGGAGACTCAGAGAAACGTCGAAATGATTAACGGCTCGACAAAAACCATTGTCGATGCCGTTAACAACATCAAAACAAAAACAGAAGGGGCAAGAGTGAATCTCGAAAGTATGGTTCATGCCAACATGAATATCAAAGCACAGATGGACAAAGTCATTACCGAAACGACAAGCGCGATGAAACTCATGGAAGCACATGCAGAAAATAACGTATCAATTGTGAATTTTCTCCATGAAATAGCAAATTCTAAATCACTGATACATTCCATCATGGGGCGAACGCAAAACCACGGCAATGCGCTTCTACAATCTCAGCAGAGATCTGTCGAGGAAATATCGAATGCCCTTGTCTATTGA
- a CDS encoding FAD-dependent oxidoreductase translates to MTYLIVGGVAGGAATAARLRRNDEKAAIIIFERGDYISYANCGLPYYLGGTIKERGSLFVETPESFKKTLDVDVRISSEVVDIDTETKTVGVKDLKSGREYRESYDALILSPGAEPLRPPIPGIDSERIFALRNVPDVDRLKGFVDENQPKRAVVVGAGFIGMEVAENLYDRGVNVTIVELANQVMAPLDFEMAAQVHDHLKMKGVELYLSDGVKEFADREGKMDITLNSGTSIVADMAVLSIGVRPETSLAKKAGLETGKGILVNEYMETSAKGVYALGDAAEFREPLTGALGITPLAGPAGKQARILADNLVYGKKKRYKGAIGTSVAKIFDMTVASTGAARKVLDREGIPAISVVTHGHSHAGYYPGATPMVLKLVFSPEDGKIYGGQIVGYSGVDKRIEMIAGVLRRGGTIEDLTELEQAYAPPYSSSKDPVNILGFTAENVLLGRSNHTNWKELHELIEKKEPNLFLLDVRTPDEYNLGSLPEAVNIPKEEVRTSLDRIPKDKKVVVYCGVGLRAYLVERILKQNGYRDVSILSGGMKIYKAAVADQNNRDLFTQYETGYALSGESAAKSVLSSAVTVLEVDACGLQCPGPILKLKTEIEKIKPGERLLQKASDPGFARDVKSWCNMTGNKLVSLREEKGIIEAVIQRSGEESGSQATLSGVHIAKNTGNELTLICFSDDMDKALASLVIANGALASGKKVTIFYTFWGLSIIKKRNKPRVSKDFMGKMFGMMLPGHNGKLKLSKLNMGGIGASMMKGIMKKQKIDTLENMLQTAIDGGLRIIACQMSMDVMGVKREELIDKAEIGGVANYLEAASSAGINLFI, encoded by the coding sequence ATGACATATCTAATCGTAGGCGGTGTTGCCGGTGGGGCCGCCACCGCGGCGCGGCTAAGAAGGAACGACGAAAAAGCGGCCATTATCATTTTCGAGCGGGGGGATTATATCTCCTATGCCAACTGCGGCCTTCCCTATTATCTGGGCGGAACAATCAAGGAACGGGGAAGTCTCTTTGTCGAAACCCCGGAAAGCTTCAAGAAGACGCTGGATGTGGATGTCCGCATATCCAGCGAAGTCGTAGATATAGATACAGAGACAAAAACCGTCGGCGTTAAAGATCTCAAGAGCGGCAGGGAGTATCGGGAATCCTACGACGCGCTGATCCTTTCCCCAGGAGCAGAGCCTCTGCGACCGCCGATACCGGGAATCGATTCCGAACGGATTTTCGCCCTGCGAAACGTACCCGACGTGGACCGACTCAAGGGCTTCGTCGACGAGAATCAGCCAAAGCGGGCAGTGGTCGTCGGAGCAGGCTTCATCGGTATGGAGGTGGCGGAAAACCTCTATGACCGGGGAGTAAATGTCACCATCGTCGAGCTTGCAAATCAGGTTATGGCGCCCCTGGATTTTGAGATGGCGGCCCAGGTGCATGACCACCTCAAGATGAAAGGGGTCGAACTCTACCTTTCAGACGGTGTAAAGGAGTTTGCGGATCGAGAGGGAAAGATGGATATCACCCTTAACAGCGGAACATCCATTGTTGCCGACATGGCGGTTCTTTCCATCGGTGTACGCCCGGAAACAAGTCTTGCGAAAAAGGCGGGGCTGGAGACTGGGAAAGGGATACTTGTCAATGAGTATATGGAAACCTCCGCAAAAGGAGTCTACGCCCTTGGGGATGCAGCCGAATTCCGCGAACCTCTTACAGGGGCCCTGGGGATTACCCCCTTGGCTGGTCCGGCCGGAAAGCAGGCAAGGATTCTGGCGGACAACCTCGTTTATGGCAAAAAGAAGAGGTACAAGGGTGCCATAGGAACCTCCGTTGCAAAGATTTTTGATATGACCGTAGCCTCCACAGGCGCGGCCCGGAAGGTCCTCGACAGAGAGGGCATTCCTGCCATCAGCGTTGTAACCCACGGCCATTCCCATGCAGGTTACTACCCGGGCGCCACTCCCATGGTACTCAAGCTGGTCTTTTCGCCGGAAGACGGTAAGATTTACGGTGGGCAGATCGTCGGCTATTCAGGCGTTGATAAGCGAATAGAAATGATCGCCGGGGTGCTGAGGAGAGGCGGTACCATCGAGGATCTGACAGAACTCGAGCAGGCCTATGCTCCTCCCTACTCTTCCTCAAAGGATCCGGTGAATATTCTCGGATTTACTGCGGAAAACGTTCTTTTGGGGCGCAGCAACCATACAAACTGGAAAGAGCTTCATGAGCTTATCGAAAAGAAGGAGCCGAACCTCTTCCTTCTCGACGTAAGAACTCCCGACGAATACAATCTGGGCTCACTGCCGGAGGCAGTCAACATTCCAAAAGAAGAGGTCAGAACAAGTCTCGATCGAATCCCAAAAGACAAGAAAGTTGTGGTCTACTGTGGTGTTGGACTGAGGGCCTATCTGGTTGAGCGCATCCTGAAGCAAAACGGCTACAGGGATGTAAGTATCCTTTCAGGTGGTATGAAGATCTACAAGGCCGCGGTGGCAGATCAGAACAACCGGGATCTTTTTACCCAATACGAAACAGGCTATGCCCTATCCGGGGAAAGCGCAGCCAAATCCGTGCTCTCGTCGGCGGTGACGGTACTGGAGGTTGACGCCTGCGGACTCCAATGTCCCGGTCCCATCTTAAAGCTGAAAACGGAAATTGAGAAGATCAAACCTGGAGAACGGCTCCTCCAAAAGGCTTCCGATCCGGGATTTGCCCGAGATGTCAAATCCTGGTGTAACATGACGGGAAACAAGCTGGTAAGCCTCAGGGAAGAAAAAGGGATCATAGAAGCGGTTATCCAGCGCTCAGGTGAGGAGAGTGGAAGCCAGGCAACGCTATCCGGCGTTCATATTGCAAAGAATACGGGAAACGAGCTGACCCTTATCTGTTTCTCCGACGATATGGATAAAGCCCTGGCATCCCTGGTCATTGCCAACGGAGCCCTGGCATCGGGCAAGAAGGTTACCATCTTCTATACCTTCTGGGGCCTGAGCATCATCAAAAAACGGAACAAACCCCGTGTCTCGAAGGACTTCATGGGCAAGATGTTCGGAATGATGCTTCCCGGCCACAACGGGAAACTGAAACTTTCGAAACTCAACATGGGTGGAATAGGAGCCTCCATGATGAAGGGGATCATGAAAAAACAGAAGATCGATACCCTGGAGAATATGCTTCAGACCGCCATTGACGGAGGCCTTCGCATCATAGCCTGCCAGATGTCCATGGATGTCATGGGTGTCAAGCGCGAGGAGCTTATCGATAAAGCGGAAATTGGCGGTGTTGCAAACTACCTGGAAGCCGCCAGCAGCGCGGGAATCAATCTGTTTATCTAA
- a CDS encoding AraC family transcriptional regulator translates to MSGRQYMRNISELSFSGYKFILYYAELMDQWIAEFPHNHALYEIYYVVDGSIKIRIADRVTEIKKEQACFLSKDIRHHVLYEPDVPKKYFALIFDLVLHDTNALKGPDGPMEYRDIFDAMEIVNKNRFYISKPLSEQHLLATFEREIRERKVGWNTQAVMICYQFFIRALRMIATKAVTDIRFSGKENLAMSVSKYIHTHYREEISVQSVAEALNVTPRHINRAYKSMFSTTFMKNTNLLRIAYAKDFLCTTDDSIEEIAEKIGFSSSRALYKLFKQYEGGYISQYRERHNTKEEGISCCQYH, encoded by the coding sequence ATGAGCGGCAGACAATACATGAGAAACATTTCCGAGCTTAGTTTTTCCGGATATAAATTTATTTTGTATTATGCGGAGCTTATGGATCAATGGATTGCGGAATTCCCACATAACCATGCACTCTACGAGATTTATTATGTCGTGGACGGGAGCATAAAGATTAGGATAGCCGACAGGGTGACGGAGATTAAAAAAGAACAGGCATGTTTTCTTTCCAAGGATATCAGACACCATGTATTGTATGAGCCTGACGTCCCCAAAAAATATTTTGCCTTGATTTTTGATTTGGTCCTCCATGATACAAACGCCCTGAAGGGACCGGATGGGCCGATGGAATATCGGGATATATTCGATGCAATGGAGATCGTCAATAAAAATCGGTTTTATATCTCAAAGCCTCTCTCCGAGCAGCATCTTCTGGCGACATTTGAGCGAGAGATACGAGAGCGAAAAGTTGGCTGGAATACTCAAGCCGTCATGATTTGTTATCAATTTTTCATTCGTGCGTTGCGTATGATTGCAACAAAGGCGGTGACGGATATCCGGTTTTCCGGTAAGGAAAACCTGGCAATGTCGGTATCAAAATATATTCATACGCATTATCGGGAAGAGATATCTGTACAAAGTGTTGCAGAGGCTCTCAATGTCACCCCCCGTCACATCAATCGTGCATACAAGTCCATGTTTTCCACTACCTTCATGAAAAATACCAATTTATTGCGGATTGCCTATGCGAAGGATTTTCTTTGTACCACGGATGATTCTATCGAGGAAATTGCGGAAAAGATTGGTTTTTCTTCGTCGCGAGCCTTATATAAGTTGTTTAAGCAATACGAGGGAGGCTACATTTCTCAATACCGAGAACGCCATAATACCAAAGAGGAAGGTATTTCGTGCTGTCAGTATCACTGA